Proteins encoded together in one Piliocolobus tephrosceles isolate RC106 chromosome 15, ASM277652v3, whole genome shotgun sequence window:
- the THUMPD2 gene encoding THUMP domain-containing protein 2 isoform X6, with protein sequence MKHFGWKADLRNPKLEIFIHLNDVYSVVGIPVFRVPLASRAYIKTAGLRSTIAWAMASLADIKAGAFVLDPMCGLGTILLEAAKEWPDVYYVGADVSDSQLLGTWDNLKAAGLEDKIELLKVSVIELPLPSESVDIIISDIPFGKKFKLGKDIKSILQEMERVLHVGGTIVLLLSEDHRRYLTDCKGSSIPFNSKDSHTDEPGIKKCLNPEEKTGASKTVSTSFEARNHKFLDRMSPFGSLVPVECYKVSLGKTDAFICKYKKSHSSGL encoded by the exons ATGAAACACTTCGGATGGAAAGCAGATTTGAGGAATCCAAAATTAGAG ATCTTTATACATCTAAATGACGTTTACTCTGTGGTGGGAATTCCTGTGTTCAG GGTTCCTCTAGCCAGCAGAGCTTACATCAAGACAGCTGGACTGCGATCTACCATAGCGTGGGCAATGGCATCTCTCGCTGACATTAAg GCTGGTGCATTTGTTTTAGATCCAATGTGTGGACTTGGAACAATACTTTTGGAAGCTGCTAAAGAATGGCCA GATGTGTATTATGTAGGTGCTGATGTCAGCGACTCACAGTTACTAGGTACTTGGGACAATCTGAAAGCTGCAGGCCTTGAGGATAAAATCGAATTACTTAAAGTCTCTGTTATAG aATTGCCATTGCCTTCAGAAAGTgttgatattattatttctgaCATTCCATTTGGGAAAAAGTTTAAGTTAGGAAAAGACATCAAAAGTATTCTGCAAGAAATGGAAAG agTGCTTCATGTTGGCGGAACCATTGTATTGTTGCTTAGTGAAGATCACCGCAGGTACCTTACAGATTGTAAAGGGAGCAGCATCCCTTTCAATTCCAAGGACAGTCACACAGATGAACCTGGAATTAAAAAGTGCTTGAATCCTGAAGAAAAAACTGGTGCATCCAAGACAGTGTCAACTTCATTCGAAGCCAGGAACCACAAGTTCTTAGACAGAATGTCACCATTTGGCTCCTTGGTACCAGTGGAATGCTACAAAGTTAGCCTTGGAAAGACAGATGCGTTCATATGTAAATATAAGAAGTCGCACTCTTCTGGACTATAG